The following proteins come from a genomic window of Planctomycetota bacterium:
- a CDS encoding polysaccharide deacetylase family protein, whose translation MSAIRDMPTRREPRFKTRVLHRLEAMLHYAGLPGVYCKARGLRGAIILMYHSVAAEAHARFIDPRVRMTPDAFERQMRFLAGHRHVIRLTDLVELLQRGDEPPVGTVVLTFDDGYIDNLDVAAPILAQYNLPATLFLPTRYIDDARTQWVDELYSIFRYRRRNELRLAPGDAATLDLSAPEQRIDAYEKLCEALIRADRPQREEQLSFLADQLDPGEKPPTMTLDWTGVRRLLEVHPGFEIGAHTLDHLDLSTHTGERAMAELTQSARKIEAELDQPVRHFSFPYGRCVPETRAAAIEAGFASAVAAGNAFLIDRHTDRYTMARIDPTQLLELFGLFTSGAYPGLPRALFGRA comes from the coding sequence ATGAGCGCGATCAGGGACATGCCGACGCGCCGGGAGCCGCGCTTCAAAACGCGCGTGCTGCACCGGCTTGAAGCGATGCTTCATTACGCCGGTTTGCCGGGCGTGTACTGCAAAGCGCGCGGCCTGCGTGGGGCGATCATCCTCATGTACCACAGCGTCGCCGCCGAAGCGCATGCCCGCTTCATCGATCCGCGCGTCCGCATGACCCCCGACGCGTTCGAGCGGCAGATGCGCTTTCTCGCCGGGCATCGACACGTCATCCGCCTCACCGACCTCGTCGAACTGCTTCAGCGCGGCGACGAACCGCCCGTCGGCACGGTGGTCCTCACCTTCGACGACGGCTACATCGACAACCTCGACGTCGCCGCCCCGATCCTCGCGCAATACAACCTGCCCGCCACGCTGTTCCTCCCGACCCGCTACATCGACGACGCACGGACGCAGTGGGTCGACGAGCTTTACTCGATCTTCCGCTACCGCCGGCGCAACGAGCTTCGCCTCGCGCCCGGTGATGCGGCGACGCTCGATCTGAGCGCGCCCGAACAGCGGATTGACGCCTATGAAAAACTCTGCGAGGCGCTGATTCGCGCGGATCGCCCGCAGCGGGAGGAACAATTGTCATTCCTCGCTGATCAGCTTGACCCAGGCGAAAAGCCGCCGACGATGACGCTCGACTGGACTGGCGTGCGGCGCCTGCTTGAAGTTCATCCCGGCTTCGAAATCGGCGCCCACACGCTCGATCACCTGGACCTGTCCACGCACACCGGCGAGCGCGCCATGGCGGAATTGACGCAGAGCGCCCGGAAAATCGAGGCGGAGTTGGATCAGCCGGTGCGGCATTTTTCGTTCCCCTACGGGCGATGCGTGCCCGAGACGCGCGCGGCGGCGATCGAGGCGGGGTTCGCGTCGGCGGTGGCGGCGGGGAACGCTTTTCTGATCGACCGGCATACCGACCGATACACCATGGCGCGGATCGATCCGACGCAACTGCTCGAACTGTTCGGCCTGTTCACCAGCGGCGCCTACCCCGGCCTGCCGCGCGCCCTGTTTGGAAGAGCATGA
- a CDS encoding glycosyltransferase, with product MRARDARGGDRGGVRVGGGGGERFSDRPAYRPIHHGADRSDATARTVRPVHQRRLPRPAARPVWKSMSTPRTTAVIVTYNSRQTIGRALDELRRAHEAGVMNVVVVDNASADGTAALVREQYPFVTVVDSGGNLGFARGCNLGFESVTTPYFMLVNPDAVVPTEAVRTLEAFMDAHPAAGLCAPSIEEADGSLQHAGSLPTPWRIVRAAAGGRAAHPGRRIIEPDAPPFQTDWLCGALLMIRSATFKQINGFDPRYFLYFDETDLCRRAAAAGAELWAVGEARARHIGGHSAKESDKALFSNCIMEYYFQSRFYYMCKFHGYAAAAMAELGEVALLWLRSAARRCMGRPDSGFRQRWAGPILKLPKPVSETP from the coding sequence ATGCGTGCCCGAGACGCGCGCGGCGGCGATCGAGGCGGGGTTCGCGTCGGCGGTGGCGGCGGGGAACGCTTTTCTGATCGACCGGCATACCGACCGATACACCATGGCGCGGATCGATCCGACGCAACTGCTCGAACTGTTCGGCCTGTTCACCAGCGGCGCCTACCCCGGCCTGCCGCGCGCCCTGTTTGGAAGAGCATGAGCACACCACGCACCACCGCTGTCATCGTCACCTACAACTCCCGCCAGACGATCGGCCGGGCGCTGGACGAACTGCGCCGCGCCCACGAAGCGGGCGTCATGAACGTCGTCGTCGTTGACAACGCCTCCGCCGACGGCACGGCCGCGCTCGTCCGCGAGCAGTATCCCTTCGTGACGGTCGTCGACAGCGGCGGGAATCTCGGGTTCGCCCGCGGATGCAATCTGGGCTTCGAGTCCGTGACGACGCCGTATTTCATGCTTGTCAATCCCGATGCCGTCGTGCCGACCGAAGCGGTGCGGACGCTCGAAGCGTTCATGGACGCTCACCCCGCCGCGGGCCTGTGCGCCCCGTCGATCGAAGAAGCCGACGGCTCGCTTCAGCACGCCGGTTCGCTGCCCACGCCCTGGCGCATCGTTCGCGCGGCCGCCGGCGGGCGAGCGGCCCATCCGGGGCGGCGGATCATCGAGCCCGACGCCCCGCCCTTTCAGACCGATTGGCTTTGCGGCGCCCTCTTGATGATTCGCTCCGCCACTTTCAAACAGATCAATGGGTTTGACCCGCGGTACTTCCTTTATTTTGACGAAACAGACCTGTGCCGCCGGGCCGCGGCGGCGGGTGCGGAGCTTTGGGCGGTCGGCGAAGCCAGGGCCCGTCACATCGGCGGGCACAGCGCCAAGGAAAGCGACAAGGCGCTATTCTCGAATTGCATTATGGAGTACTACTTCCAGAGCCGATTCTACTATATGTGTAAATTCCACGGTTACGCCGCCGCCGCGATGGCCGAACTGGGCGAAGTCGCCCTCTTGTGGCTGCGGTCGGCGGCGCGCCGGTGCATGGGTCGGCCGGACAGCGGGTTTCGCCAGCGATGGGCCGGTCCGATCCTGAAGCTGCCCAAACCGGTGTCGGAGACGCCATGA
- a CDS encoding GNAT family N-acetyltransferase, with product MGRSDPEAAQTGVGDAMKTRVIKASELSSDLIERWRAIQQTDPTLASPYFLPQYTQAVGSVRDDIYVGVIEDGSKVVGFFPFQKENGEAHPVGGRLCDFQGLILEANVALDLPQMLRACGVVMWEFDHVLASQKICEPYFKNVADSPRMDLHDGFEAYAQQRRDAGSKQINKTGTLRRKLEREVGELRYDGQCADKQVLAKVIEWKRQQCQATGSADFFGLDWTVKLVDQLHDTRTEEFGGILSALWVNDQLIAAHMGMYSRTIWHYWFPGYEESYSKFSPGLILLFKMAEEAPSRGLVAIDLGKGDDFYKSRVMSSAIGVADGRVALPSLKTGWRVASERLTEWARHSPIAAPARQLRRYLKPRRSDS from the coding sequence ATGGGCCGGTCCGATCCTGAAGCTGCCCAAACCGGTGTCGGAGACGCCATGAAGACGCGGGTGATCAAGGCCAGTGAGTTGAGTAGCGACCTGATCGAGCGTTGGCGCGCCATTCAGCAGACCGACCCGACGCTCGCCAGTCCGTACTTTCTGCCGCAGTACACGCAGGCCGTCGGCTCCGTGCGCGATGACATTTACGTCGGCGTCATCGAAGACGGATCGAAAGTCGTCGGGTTCTTCCCGTTCCAGAAAGAGAACGGCGAGGCGCATCCGGTGGGCGGGCGACTGTGCGACTTTCAGGGCCTGATTCTCGAAGCGAACGTCGCGCTCGATCTGCCGCAGATGCTGCGCGCGTGCGGCGTGGTGATGTGGGAGTTCGATCATGTGCTCGCGTCGCAGAAGATTTGCGAGCCGTATTTCAAGAACGTCGCCGACTCGCCGCGCATGGATCTGCACGATGGATTCGAAGCGTATGCGCAGCAGCGCCGCGACGCCGGGTCCAAGCAGATCAACAAGACCGGCACGCTCCGCCGCAAACTCGAACGTGAAGTCGGCGAGCTGCGCTACGACGGGCAGTGCGCCGACAAGCAGGTGCTCGCGAAGGTCATCGAATGGAAGCGGCAGCAGTGTCAGGCGACCGGCTCCGCCGACTTCTTCGGACTGGACTGGACCGTCAAGCTCGTCGATCAGCTTCACGACACGCGCACCGAGGAATTCGGCGGCATCCTCTCGGCGCTCTGGGTCAACGATCAGCTCATCGCGGCGCACATGGGCATGTACTCGCGCACGATCTGGCACTACTGGTTCCCCGGCTACGAGGAGTCGTATTCGAAGTTCTCGCCGGGGCTGATTCTGCTGTTCAAGATGGCGGAGGAAGCGCCGTCGCGCGGATTGGTCGCGATCGACCTGGGCAAGGGCGATGACTTTTACAAGAGCCGGGTGATGAGCAGCGCGATCGGCGTGGCGGACGGCCGCGTGGCGCTGCCTTCGCTCAAGACCGGTTGGCGCGTCGCCAGCGAGCGACTGACCGAATGGGCGCGACACAGCCCGATCGCCGCCCCGGCCCGGCAGCTTCGCCGCTACCTCAAGCCGCGGCGCTCCGACTCGTAA
- a CDS encoding prepilin-type N-terminal cleavage/methylation domain-containing protein — protein sequence MQEASMPFSKSARRGGFAGFTLVELLVVIIIILMLVGILLPALSAARARARKTASQMQLRGISQACESYQLALGAYPGFFSQFYETQSPRYLLCMTDTENLTLSLMGGIVNDYTSTLYPTGPDTIRHNYLGLRFSSGTYAIYVPNIGQGPRSASGEVYAPFYSAKPNELAKIQGVNFNGYPNLGDSIPELIDPISNMPLLYYRAIDAANYPVVYQQCDPLSADPVTGTASVTSNGVKQGYYGTANNEMYTRCTALKHPEGTVRNQTTSSLLNRSDASQTTDMSARTLSWLVTDPRLSIVASNNTSPDAANNPASSPATQDVIKGKYLLLAPGPDGIYMGRDDRDSLGALTPITKYSELDSFDDVWLNGG from the coding sequence ATGCAGGAGGCGTCTATGCCGTTCAGCAAGAGCGCTCGTCGTGGCGGGTTCGCTGGTTTTACGCTGGTCGAATTGCTTGTGGTCATCATCATCATCCTGATGCTGGTGGGGATTCTTCTGCCGGCGCTGAGCGCGGCCCGCGCCCGGGCGCGCAAGACGGCGAGCCAGATGCAGCTCCGCGGCATCTCGCAGGCCTGCGAAAGCTACCAGCTCGCGCTGGGCGCGTATCCGGGGTTCTTCAGTCAGTTTTACGAAACGCAGTCACCGCGATATCTGCTTTGCATGACGGATACGGAGAACCTGACGCTGAGTCTGATGGGCGGTATCGTCAACGATTACACCAGTACGCTGTATCCGACCGGGCCCGATACGATCCGGCACAACTATCTGGGTCTGCGGTTCTCGAGCGGTACGTACGCCATTTACGTTCCCAACATCGGACAGGGGCCGCGCTCGGCTTCCGGCGAGGTGTACGCGCCGTTCTACTCCGCCAAGCCCAACGAGCTGGCGAAGATTCAGGGCGTGAACTTCAACGGATATCCGAACCTGGGCGACAGCATTCCTGAATTGATTGACCCGATTTCGAACATGCCGCTGCTTTACTACCGCGCGATCGACGCAGCCAATTACCCGGTGGTGTATCAGCAGTGCGACCCGCTTTCCGCGGACCCGGTGACCGGTACGGCCTCAGTAACATCAAACGGCGTCAAGCAGGGGTACTACGGCACGGCCAACAACGAAATGTACACCCGCTGCACCGCGCTGAAGCATCCGGAAGGCACGGTGCGGAATCAAACGACCTCAAGTCTACTCAATCGTTCGGACGCCAGTCAGACGACGGACATGAGCGCGCGGACACTTTCGTGGCTCGTGACCGATCCGCGCCTGAGCATCGTGGCGTCCAACAACACGAGCCCCGATGCGGCGAACAATCCCGCTTCGAGCCCGGCGACGCAGGACGTCATCAAGGGCAAGTACCTGCTGCTCGCGCCGGGACCCGATGGCATCTACATGGGACGGGACGATCGTGACTCGCTCGGCGCGCTGACGCCCATCACTAAGTACAGCGAGTTGGACAGCTTCGACGACGTATGGCTCAACGGCGGCTAA
- a CDS encoding NAD-dependent epimerase/dehydratase family protein — protein sequence MDWASLHGSAFKGHRVLVTGAAGFIGSHLTAALVELGATVAALDDLSNGQWSNLDGFDATVEKHTASILDPAALAKATAGCRYVFHEAALGSVPRSVEQPDLYYNVNVLGTVNVLKAAKEAGATRVIFAGSSSAYGDPPTVGLKVETQPPLPRSPYAATKLAGEHSMRAWAHSYGLDTAVTRYFNIFGPRQNPNSAYAAVIAAFAKAMHHGQRGLIFGDGEQSRDFTHVANAVHANLLAARHDKPLLGEVFNVACGTRISVNLLHEKMAELYGLGDAMPTYKPGRKGDVAESQADIGKAKRVLGYEPIVDFEAGLAQTVAWYREHFTRADSTA from the coding sequence ATGGATTGGGCTTCGCTGCATGGCAGTGCATTCAAGGGTCATCGCGTGCTGGTGACGGGCGCGGCGGGGTTCATCGGTTCGCATCTGACGGCGGCGCTTGTCGAGCTGGGCGCGACGGTGGCGGCGCTGGATGATCTATCCAACGGGCAATGGTCCAACCTCGACGGATTCGACGCGACTGTCGAGAAGCACACGGCTTCGATCCTCGATCCGGCGGCGCTGGCGAAGGCGACGGCGGGGTGCCGGTACGTGTTTCACGAAGCGGCGCTGGGGTCGGTGCCGCGCAGCGTCGAGCAGCCGGATTTGTATTACAACGTCAACGTGCTGGGGACGGTCAACGTGCTCAAGGCGGCGAAGGAAGCGGGGGCGACACGCGTGATCTTCGCCGGTTCGTCCAGCGCGTACGGCGATCCGCCGACGGTCGGGCTCAAGGTCGAGACGCAGCCGCCCTTGCCGCGCAGTCCGTATGCGGCGACGAAACTCGCCGGCGAACATTCGATGCGGGCATGGGCCCACAGCTACGGGCTCGACACGGCGGTGACGCGCTATTTCAACATCTTCGGCCCGCGGCAGAACCCCAACTCGGCGTACGCCGCCGTCATCGCCGCCTTCGCCAAGGCGATGCACCACGGACAGCGCGGCCTGATCTTCGGCGACGGCGAACAAAGCCGGGACTTCACGCATGTCGCCAACGCGGTGCATGCGAATCTGCTGGCGGCGCGTCATGACAAGCCGCTCTTGGGCGAAGTGTTCAATGTCGCCTGCGGCACGCGCATCAGCGTGAACCTGCTGCACGAAAAGATGGCGGAGCTTTACGGGCTCGGCGATGCGATGCCGACGTACAAGCCGGGGCGCAAGGGCGACGTCGCCGAATCGCAGGCGGACATCGGCAAGGCGAAGCGTGTGCTCGGTTACGAGCCGATTGTCGATTTTGAAGCGGGATTGGCGCAGACGGTGGCGTGGTATCGCGAGCATTTCACCCGCGCCGATAGCACCGCCTGA
- a CDS encoding nucleotide sugar dehydrogenase, producing MGYVGLPLCRAFSLAGFPTMGFDVDPAKIDALNAGRNYLRHLGEGIVREMVQTKRFEATADFARLGEADAVIVCVPTPLGKHLEPDLSYVENTADAIARTLRPGQLVVLESTTYPRTTREIMLPRFEARGMTCGKDFYLAFSPEREDPGRKDHHTQTIPKLVGGIDTISGDIAVELYRCAIQKVIPVSNAEVAEAAKLLENIYRAVNIALVNELKRVLTAMDIDIWEVIDAASTKPFGFQAFYPGPGLGGHCIPIDPFYLTWKAHEVGLPTRFIELAGEVNHAMPDYVVQRTILALNEQGKSVKGSKILVMGLAYKPDVDDVRESPAFELIEKLIGLGAAVDYNDPHVPRTHKMREHDLGMESVALNAKSLGGYDCVLIATNHAAYDYQMVADHAKLVVDTRGAMRKVTGRREHIVSA from the coding sequence ATGGGCTACGTCGGCCTGCCGCTGTGCCGGGCGTTTTCGCTCGCCGGGTTTCCCACGATGGGCTTTGACGTCGACCCGGCGAAGATCGACGCGCTCAACGCCGGTCGCAATTACCTCAGGCATCTGGGCGAGGGCATCGTGCGCGAGATGGTCCAGACGAAGCGCTTCGAGGCCACCGCGGATTTCGCCCGGCTGGGCGAGGCCGACGCGGTCATCGTCTGCGTGCCGACGCCGCTGGGCAAGCATCTCGAACCCGATCTGAGCTACGTCGAGAACACCGCGGACGCCATCGCCAGAACGCTGCGGCCCGGTCAGCTCGTCGTGCTCGAATCGACGACGTATCCGCGGACGACGCGCGAGATCATGCTGCCGCGCTTTGAGGCGCGGGGCATGACGTGCGGGAAGGATTTTTACCTGGCGTTCTCGCCGGAGCGCGAGGACCCGGGCCGCAAGGATCATCACACGCAGACGATCCCCAAACTCGTCGGCGGCATCGACACGATCAGCGGGGACATCGCGGTCGAACTCTACCGCTGCGCGATTCAGAAGGTGATCCCCGTGTCGAACGCCGAAGTGGCGGAGGCGGCGAAGCTGCTCGAAAACATCTATCGTGCCGTGAACATCGCGCTGGTCAATGAGCTGAAGCGCGTGCTGACGGCGATGGACATCGACATCTGGGAAGTGATCGACGCCGCTTCGACCAAGCCGTTCGGGTTTCAGGCGTTTTACCCCGGGCCGGGGCTCGGCGGGCACTGCATTCCGATCGATCCGTTTTATCTGACATGGAAGGCGCACGAAGTGGGGCTGCCGACGCGGTTCATCGAACTGGCGGGCGAGGTGAATCATGCGATGCCCGACTACGTCGTGCAGCGGACGATTCTCGCGCTCAACGAGCAGGGCAAGAGCGTCAAGGGGTCGAAGATTCTGGTGATGGGGCTGGCGTACAAGCCGGATGTGGACGATGTGCGCGAGTCGCCGGCATTCGAGTTGATCGAGAAGCTGATCGGGCTGGGGGCGGCGGTCGATTACAACGATCCGCACGTGCCGCGGACGCACAAGATGCGCGAGCATGATCTGGGGATGGAAAGCGTGGCGCTCAATGCGAAATCGCTCGGCGGTTACGACTGCGTGCTGATCGCCACGAATCACGCGGCGTACGACTATCAGATGGTGGCGGATCATGCGAAGCTTGTCGTCGACACGCGCGGGGCGATGCGGAAAGTCACCGGTCGACGCGAGCATATTGTTTCGGCATGA
- the cysN gene encoding sulfate adenylyltransferase subunit CysN — protein sequence MSHQSELIATDIDAYLAQHERKELLRLLTCGSVDDGKSTLIGRLLHDSKMIYEDQLEAIKKDSVKSGTTGGDVDLALLVDGLQAEREQGITIDVAYRYFSTSKRKFIIADTPGHEQYTRNMATGASTCDLAIILIDARHGVLAQTKRHSFIVSLLGIKHVIIAINKMDLVGFSQDVFDKIRADYANFASRLEIDDVRFIPISALKGDNVVERSTSMDWYTGSTLMHLLENVHIAADRNMTDFRMPVQYVNRPNLDFRGFCGTVASGVVRPGDEVMVLPSRKKSRVRKIVTMDGDLDEGFPPLSLTLTLTDEIDVSRGDMLVHPGNVPTVADKFDAMVVWMHETPMVPGKQYYIKHTTRTVVGSVSTLRYQIDVNTLHRKDAPTLALNEIGRCQIKLNQAVAFDAYKKNRTTGAFILIDRLTNATVAAGMILDRATGDATGDHWDDAPSSEKLHAEHSIVTPDERRARFGQTPATVLFTGLSGAGKTTTAYALERRLFEAGRAATVLDGQNMRLGISRDLGFSAEARSENLRRGAEVAKLMNDAGLICLCAFVAPSEEARTKAANVIGAPRFIVVHLDAPLDVCRKRDQEGLYGAADAGEIAQFPGVSAPYEAPAKPDLKLDTAKTPVAECVDKVMALLESRGIL from the coding sequence ATGTCGCATCAGTCTGAACTCATCGCGACGGACATCGACGCTTATCTCGCGCAGCATGAGCGCAAGGAACTGTTGCGCCTTTTGACCTGCGGCAGCGTCGACGACGGCAAGAGCACGCTCATCGGCCGGCTGCTGCACGACTCGAAGATGATCTACGAGGATCAGCTCGAGGCGATCAAGAAGGACTCGGTCAAGAGCGGGACGACCGGCGGGGATGTCGATCTGGCGCTGCTCGTGGACGGGCTTCAGGCGGAGCGCGAGCAGGGCATCACGATCGACGTCGCCTACCGCTACTTCTCGACGTCCAAGCGCAAGTTCATCATCGCCGACACGCCCGGCCACGAACAGTACACGCGCAACATGGCCACCGGCGCCTCCACCTGCGATCTGGCCATCATTCTCATCGACGCCCGCCACGGCGTCCTCGCCCAGACCAAGCGCCATTCGTTCATCGTCTCCCTCCTGGGCATCAAGCACGTCATCATCGCCATCAACAAGATGGACCTCGTCGGCTTCAGCCAGGACGTCTTCGACAAAATCCGCGCCGACTATGCCAACTTCGCGTCCCGGCTCGAGATCGACGACGTCCGATTCATCCCGATCAGCGCGCTGAAGGGCGACAACGTCGTCGAGCGCTCCACGTCGATGGACTGGTACACCGGCTCGACGCTGATGCACCTTCTGGAAAACGTGCACATCGCGGCGGACCGGAACATGACCGACTTCCGCATGCCGGTGCAGTACGTCAACCGCCCGAACCTCGACTTCCGCGGATTCTGCGGGACGGTGGCGTCGGGGGTGGTGCGGCCGGGCGACGAAGTCATGGTGCTGCCGTCGCGCAAGAAATCGCGCGTCAGGAAGATCGTCACCATGGACGGCGACCTGGACGAGGGCTTCCCGCCGCTGTCGCTGACGCTGACGCTCACCGACGAAATCGACGTGAGCCGCGGCGACATGCTGGTCCACCCCGGCAATGTGCCGACCGTCGCCGACAAGTTCGATGCGATGGTCGTCTGGATGCACGAGACGCCGATGGTGCCCGGCAAGCAGTATTACATCAAGCACACGACGCGCACCGTCGTCGGCTCCGTCAGCACGCTGCGCTACCAGATCGACGTCAACACGCTGCACCGCAAGGACGCCCCGACGCTCGCCCTCAACGAGATCGGCCGCTGCCAGATCAAGCTCAATCAGGCGGTGGCGTTCGACGCCTACAAGAAAAACCGCACGACCGGCGCGTTCATCCTCATCGACCGCCTGACCAACGCGACCGTCGCGGCGGGCATGATTCTCGACCGCGCGACCGGCGACGCCACGGGCGATCACTGGGACGATGCGCCGTCGAGCGAGAAACTGCACGCCGAGCATTCGATCGTCACGCCCGACGAGCGCCGCGCCCGCTTCGGGCAGACGCCGGCGACCGTCTTGTTCACGGGCCTGTCCGGCGCCGGCAAGACGACGACGGCGTACGCGCTGGAGCGGCGGCTCTTCGAAGCCGGGCGCGCCGCGACCGTGCTCGACGGTCAGAACATGCGGCTGGGCATCAGCAGGGACCTGGGCTTCTCCGCCGAGGCGCGCAGCGAAAACCTCCGCCGCGGCGCGGAAGTCGCCAAGCTCATGAACGACGCCGGGCTTATCTGCCTCTGCGCCTTCGTCGCCCCCAGCGAAGAGGCCCGCACGAAGGCCGCCAATGTCATCGGCGCGCCGCGCTTCATCGTGGTGCATCTGGATGCGCCGCTGGACGTCTGCCGCAAACGCGATCAGGAAGGCCTCTACGGCGCCGCTGACGCGGGCGAAATCGCCCAGTTCCCCGGCGTGTCCGCGCCCTACGAAGCGCCCGCCAAGCCCGACCTGAAACTCGACACCGCCAAAACGCCCGTCGCCGAATGCGTCGACAAGGTGATGGCCCTGCTGGAGAGTCGGGGGATCCTCTAA
- the cysD gene encoding sulfate adenylyltransferase subunit CysD: MAGYNITHLKELESESIHIIREVAAEFERPVMLYSIGKDSAVMLHLARKAFFPGRLPFPLMHVDTTWKFREMIEFREWYIRKELGLDLIVHINQEGVAQGINPFTHGSKKHTDIMKTEALKQALTKHQFDAAFGGARRDEEKSRAKERVYSFRDVNHRWDPKNQRPELWHIYNSRVNKGESIRVFPLSNWTELDVWQYIHLEKIPIVPLYFAAERPIVMRDGNMIMVDDERMKLKPGEKPQMKMVRFRTLGCYPLSGAVESKATTLPEIIQEMLLTRQSERQGRVIDYDQAGSMEEKKKEGYF; encoded by the coding sequence ATGGCTGGATACAACATCACGCATCTGAAAGAGCTCGAGTCCGAGAGCATTCATATCATCCGTGAAGTCGCGGCTGAATTTGAACGCCCGGTGATGCTCTATTCGATCGGCAAGGACTCGGCGGTCATGCTGCACCTGGCGCGGAAGGCCTTCTTCCCCGGCCGGCTGCCGTTCCCGCTCATGCATGTCGACACCACCTGGAAATTCCGGGAAATGATCGAGTTCCGCGAGTGGTACATCCGCAAGGAGCTGGGCCTGGACCTGATCGTGCACATCAATCAGGAAGGCGTCGCGCAGGGCATCAACCCCTTCACGCACGGCTCCAAAAAGCACACGGACATCATGAAGACCGAAGCGCTCAAACAGGCGCTGACCAAGCATCAGTTCGATGCGGCCTTCGGCGGGGCGCGACGCGATGAGGAAAAGAGCCGCGCCAAGGAACGCGTCTACTCCTTCCGCGACGTCAATCACCGATGGGACCCCAAGAATCAGCGCCCCGAACTCTGGCACATCTACAACAGCCGGGTCAACAAGGGCGAGTCCATCCGCGTCTTCCCGCTCTCCAACTGGACCGAGCTGGACGTCTGGCAGTACATCCACCTTGAGAAGATTCCGATCGTCCCGCTGTATTTCGCCGCCGAGCGCCCGATTGTCATGCGCGACGGGAACATGATCATGGTGGATGACGAGCGCATGAAGCTTAAGCCGGGCGAGAAGCCGCAGATGAAGATGGTGCGTTTCCGCACGCTCGGCTGCTACCCCCTTTCCGGCGCGGTCGAGTCGAAGGCGACGACGCTGCCGGAGATTATTCAGGAAATGCTGCTCACGCGCCAGAGCGAGCGACAGGGCCGCGTCATCGACTACGATCAGGCCGGGTCGATGGAAGAGAAGAAAAAAGAAGGGTATTTCTGA